One window from the genome of Streptomyces cadmiisoli encodes:
- a CDS encoding GntR family transcriptional regulator yields MSEIQRPGALYQQVAAAIREAILSGEFAPESLLPSEAQLMARYGVSRPTVRNAIAALRAEGLIDVRHGKGSFVRTSGHPVLTIERRISRTAEGKFVMPNGDIWQETEQPSTYRTRTTKETGRLLQLGEEEALFGCDRLLVDPSTGTRAMHRTLIPFEVAEAVPLLGKEPCKPPAAIYRLLTQAGHELSWTETVRAHMPLPDQRTALQLPDATPILHVARVAHDADERPVFLEELRFGADRAELAYRITADKQPTPRTRA; encoded by the coding sequence ATGTCAGAGATCCAGCGCCCCGGAGCCCTGTACCAGCAGGTGGCCGCAGCGATCCGCGAAGCGATCCTGTCCGGGGAGTTCGCGCCCGAGTCCCTGCTGCCGTCCGAGGCCCAGCTCATGGCCCGTTACGGCGTCTCGCGCCCCACGGTCCGCAACGCCATCGCGGCCCTGCGCGCCGAAGGGCTCATCGACGTCCGCCACGGCAAGGGCAGCTTCGTACGCACCAGCGGACACCCCGTCCTGACCATCGAGCGCCGCATCAGCCGCACGGCCGAGGGCAAGTTCGTGATGCCCAACGGCGACATCTGGCAGGAGACCGAACAGCCCAGCACCTACCGCACCCGCACCACGAAGGAAACTGGCCGCCTCCTCCAACTCGGCGAGGAGGAAGCACTGTTCGGCTGTGACCGGCTCCTCGTCGATCCCAGCACCGGGACCCGTGCCATGCACCGGACGCTGATCCCGTTCGAGGTCGCCGAGGCTGTTCCGCTCCTCGGCAAGGAGCCGTGCAAGCCTCCCGCCGCGATCTACCGGCTGCTCACCCAGGCCGGACACGAGCTGTCCTGGACCGAGACGGTACGCGCGCACATGCCGCTGCCCGACCAGCGAACCGCCCTCCAGCTCCCGGACGCGACACCGATCCTGCACGTTGCTCGCGTCGCGCACGATGCCGACGAACGCCCGGTGTTTCTCGAAGAACTCCGCTTCGGCGCGGACCGTGCCGAACTCGCCTACCGGATCACCGCCGACAAGCAGCCCACGCCACGCACCCGCGCCTGA
- a CDS encoding HEAT repeat domain-containing protein — MTMTGLDAEAVRALQGLEDGRSSVRLRAALAVGTTPDPRFVDKLVGRCAIEPEFFVRDMLTWALTRHPVSVTLPELLREVRSERAQARSQALHTLSKIGDRRAWPAITPALLSDTDDEVARSAWRTAVVLVPEGEESGLAAVLVTQLGRGERETQLSLSRALVALGEVVLPALRAAATTAADPRVRMHALATERLLRDPETGFEFAIEEAKRVVALGGSGREGR; from the coding sequence ATGACCATGACGGGACTGGACGCGGAGGCGGTACGAGCTCTCCAGGGCCTGGAGGACGGCCGTTCGTCGGTGCGGCTGCGGGCGGCGCTGGCGGTCGGCACGACGCCGGATCCGCGCTTCGTCGACAAGCTCGTCGGGCGATGCGCGATCGAACCGGAGTTCTTCGTCCGCGACATGCTGACCTGGGCGCTCACCCGCCACCCGGTGTCGGTGACGCTGCCCGAGCTGCTGCGCGAGGTCCGCTCGGAGCGGGCTCAGGCACGGAGCCAGGCGCTGCACACACTGTCCAAGATCGGGGACCGGCGGGCGTGGCCGGCGATCACCCCGGCGCTCCTGTCCGACACCGACGACGAGGTGGCGCGGAGCGCCTGGCGGACCGCGGTCGTGCTCGTGCCGGAAGGCGAGGAGTCCGGGCTGGCGGCGGTGCTGGTGACGCAGCTCGGACGCGGTGAGCGGGAGACGCAGCTGAGTCTCAGCCGGGCGCTCGTCGCGCTGGGCGAGGTCGTCCTGCCGGCGCTGCGCGCTGCGGCGACGACGGCCGCCGACCCGCGCGTACGGATGCACGCACTCGCCACGGAACGGCTGCTGCGCGACCCGGAGACCGGATTCGAGTTCGCGATCGAGGAGGCGAAGCGCGTCGTGGCCCTCGGCGGGTCGGGCCGGGAGGGACGATAG
- a CDS encoding FtsK/SpoIIIE domain-containing protein — translation MSPILLALGLAVLAWVLVVGDLVRRHRPAWHWYIVGYPVTAWRVVATWRRIAVLNDLAISRLPSRTHLGHLLVKGDPVRPVAPRCSFPRATSMGLSVVVRLHAGQTPATYVKAADAFVHAWKVHAVRVTSPERGVVLLTAMAHDPLERPGLATAPAELLSVLIGALETGGAWVMNLRLVPHWLIAGATRSGKSTLLARLITQLATQRVALVGIDCKGGMELGLFTARLSALATCRREAVAVLSALVIDMQDRMSACRSAGVRSVWELPDKLRPVPVVVLVDEIAELYLSDGTRESKAEAEQCSTLLLRLAQLGAALGIHLVVAGQRVGSDLGSGVTALRAQLGGRICHRVNDPGTAEMTLGDLNKDAVAVAQSITPEERGVAVCTGPDGGWSRARSHLTPTDEAVATARKYSAMTPELPLVTRALAAVEGEHK, via the coding sequence ATGAGTCCGATCCTGCTCGCGCTCGGGCTTGCGGTGCTGGCCTGGGTGCTGGTTGTCGGGGACCTGGTCCGCCGGCATCGCCCTGCCTGGCACTGGTACATAGTCGGCTACCCGGTGACCGCCTGGCGAGTGGTGGCCACCTGGCGGCGGATCGCCGTACTCAACGACCTCGCCATCTCCCGGCTTCCGTCGCGCACGCACCTCGGTCACCTGCTGGTCAAGGGTGACCCGGTGCGGCCGGTGGCCCCGCGTTGCTCGTTCCCTCGCGCCACCTCGATGGGGCTGAGCGTGGTGGTGCGGCTGCACGCGGGACAGACCCCGGCGACGTACGTGAAGGCGGCCGATGCCTTCGTGCACGCGTGGAAGGTGCACGCCGTACGGGTCACCTCCCCGGAACGCGGCGTCGTGCTGCTGACCGCCATGGCGCACGACCCGCTGGAGCGGCCCGGCTTAGCCACGGCTCCGGCCGAACTGCTCTCCGTACTGATCGGGGCGCTGGAGACAGGCGGGGCGTGGGTGATGAATCTGCGCCTGGTCCCGCACTGGCTGATCGCCGGAGCCACCCGGTCCGGCAAGTCGACACTGCTGGCCCGGCTCATCACCCAGCTCGCCACGCAACGCGTCGCCCTGGTCGGCATCGACTGCAAAGGCGGCATGGAACTCGGCCTGTTCACCGCACGACTCAGTGCGCTGGCGACCTGCCGCCGTGAAGCGGTCGCCGTGCTCTCCGCCCTAGTGATCGACATGCAAGACCGGATGAGTGCCTGCCGGTCGGCCGGGGTCCGCTCCGTCTGGGAACTGCCGGACAAGCTCCGCCCGGTGCCGGTCGTGGTCCTGGTCGACGAGATCGCCGAGCTGTATCTGTCGGACGGCACCCGCGAGAGCAAGGCGGAAGCCGAGCAGTGTTCCACGCTCCTGCTGCGGCTGGCCCAGCTCGGTGCCGCCCTCGGTATCCACCTGGTCGTGGCCGGCCAACGCGTCGGCTCCGACCTCGGCTCCGGGGTCACCGCCCTGCGTGCCCAGCTCGGCGGCCGGATCTGCCACCGGGTCAACGACCCCGGCACCGCGGAAATGACCCTCGGCGACCTCAACAAAGACGCCGTCGCCGTCGCCCAATCCATCACCCCCGAAGAGCGCGGCGTGGCCGTGTGTACCGGGCCGGACGGCGGCTGGAGCCGTGCCCGCTCGCACCTGACACCGACCGATGAGGCCGTGGCAACGGCACGGAAGTACTCCGCGATGACCCCGGAACTGCCCCTCGTCACCCGCGCCCTCGCGGCGGTGGAAGGAGAGCACAAGTGA
- the msrA gene encoding peptide-methionine (S)-S-oxide reductase MsrA translates to MAAQTQRAVLAGGCFWGMEELIRRLPGVTATRVGYTGGDVANATYRNHGTHAEAIEIHFDPAKTDYRAILELFFQIHDPSTKNRQGNDIGLSYRSAIYYVDDEQKRIAEDTIADVDASGLWPGKVVTEVEPVGPFWEAEAEHQDYLQRYPAGYTCHFPRPGWRLPARADS, encoded by the coding sequence ATGGCTGCGCAGACGCAGAGGGCCGTGCTGGCGGGCGGTTGCTTCTGGGGGATGGAGGAGCTGATCCGCCGACTTCCGGGGGTGACGGCGACCCGGGTGGGATACACCGGGGGTGACGTGGCGAACGCGACCTACCGCAACCACGGCACGCACGCGGAGGCCATCGAGATCCACTTCGACCCCGCGAAGACCGACTACCGCGCGATCCTGGAGTTGTTCTTCCAGATCCACGACCCGAGCACGAAGAACCGCCAGGGCAACGACATAGGCCTCAGCTACCGCTCGGCGATCTACTACGTGGACGACGAGCAGAAGCGGATCGCGGAGGACACGATCGCGGACGTGGACGCCTCCGGCCTGTGGCCGGGCAAGGTCGTCACCGAGGTGGAGCCGGTCGGTCCCTTCTGGGAGGCCGAGGCCGAGCATCAAGACTACCTGCAGCGTTACCCGGCCGGTTACACCTGCCACTTCCCGCGCCCGGGATGGCGGCTGCCCGCCCGCGCCGACAGCTGA
- a CDS encoding recombinase family protein, giving the protein MTNSTVKRGTSGARRAAIYCRISQDRGGAGLGVARQEEDCRALCARVGWDVVAVHTDNDVSAYSGAPRPAWQELLTAVKRGEVDAIAVWHVDRLTRSPRELEDVIDLADRRGVELATVSGEIDLATPTGRMVARMLGAAARHEAEHKAERQKRQRRQAAEAGRVAGGGKRPFGYEDDRVTICESEAEAIREGVRRILANESLASICRDWQARGITSPAGKPWKPSGLRRLLASARISGRREHTPRGSWGSTRPLLGEIVADAVWPGIISHDDSDRVRRILSDPARRRNVEGTTKRSYLLTSVLHCWKPKADGTPCGWGMVGRPRSGVPRYVCPNTPGTDSCAGTATNAERTDDHVRDMVLAALESPAFMQRLRDQDYVGKGLYDEIREDEEELEALAKDMGERRISRKEWMIARQSIEERLDVNRAKLAKVSRIAVLSGFVGTFEDMQARWKKMNNSQRRAIITACVRSIEVRPANPRKRWDVDRFVFDWIA; this is encoded by the coding sequence ATGACGAACTCCACGGTCAAGAGGGGCACTTCGGGTGCGAGGCGAGCAGCGATCTACTGCCGGATCAGCCAGGACCGGGGTGGTGCAGGACTCGGCGTCGCGCGCCAGGAGGAGGACTGCCGGGCATTATGCGCCCGCGTGGGATGGGATGTAGTAGCCGTGCACACGGACAACGACGTCAGCGCGTACTCCGGAGCGCCGCGGCCGGCGTGGCAAGAACTGTTGACTGCGGTGAAGAGGGGCGAGGTCGACGCGATCGCGGTATGGCACGTGGACAGGCTGACACGTTCGCCGCGCGAGCTGGAAGACGTCATTGACCTTGCCGATCGCCGGGGCGTCGAGCTGGCCACGGTCAGCGGGGAAATCGACCTTGCGACACCGACCGGTCGCATGGTCGCCCGCATGTTGGGAGCTGCCGCGCGCCATGAGGCGGAGCACAAGGCCGAACGACAGAAGCGCCAGCGTCGCCAGGCCGCCGAGGCGGGGCGGGTGGCCGGGGGAGGGAAGCGGCCATTCGGATACGAGGACGACCGTGTGACGATATGTGAGAGCGAGGCCGAGGCCATACGCGAAGGAGTTCGGCGCATACTTGCGAACGAGAGCCTGGCGAGCATCTGTCGGGATTGGCAGGCACGGGGGATCACGAGCCCGGCAGGTAAGCCGTGGAAGCCCTCTGGACTGCGCCGCTTGCTGGCGTCTGCTCGGATCAGCGGCCGTCGCGAACACACGCCGCGTGGTTCGTGGGGAAGCACGCGCCCGCTGCTTGGGGAGATCGTTGCCGATGCCGTCTGGCCGGGCATCATCAGCCATGATGACTCGGATCGCGTCCGGCGGATTCTCAGCGACCCGGCCCGGAGGCGCAACGTGGAGGGCACGACCAAGCGAAGCTATCTGCTCACCAGTGTCCTGCACTGCTGGAAGCCGAAGGCAGACGGAACCCCGTGCGGTTGGGGCATGGTGGGCCGGCCGAGGAGCGGCGTGCCACGCTACGTTTGCCCCAACACTCCTGGTACGGACTCCTGCGCCGGTACGGCCACGAATGCCGAGCGGACGGACGATCACGTGCGGGACATGGTGTTGGCCGCTCTGGAGTCTCCGGCGTTCATGCAGCGCCTACGCGATCAGGACTACGTCGGCAAAGGGTTGTACGACGAGATCCGGGAAGACGAGGAGGAACTCGAAGCCCTAGCGAAGGACATGGGCGAGCGAAGGATCAGCCGTAAGGAATGGATGATCGCCCGTCAGTCAATTGAGGAGCGACTTGACGTGAACCGGGCGAAGCTGGCGAAGGTTTCCCGGATCGCAGTCCTCAGTGGTTTTGTGGGCACCTTTGAGGATATGCAGGCCCGATGGAAGAAGATGAACAACTCCCAGCGCAGAGCCATCATCACGGCGTGCGTCCGGTCGATCGAGGTGCGTCCAGCGAATCCGCGCAAGCGGTGGGATGTTGATCGTTTCGTGTTCGACTGGATCGCCTAA
- a CDS encoding MerR family transcriptional regulator, with the protein MLIGEVAQRSGVSARMLRHYESLGLLRPSGRTGSGYREYSGEDIRRIFHIESLRSLGLSLREIGRALDDPGFTPSALVDDLIRQTRERIAAETELLKRLRRIDAAEPTGWEEVLQVVAFLQALGSTSAAARQRAALSSADEVAVPVEALVEAVLRETDPNVAGALRWALARSDGDGTPLLAEGLGSPVAAVRERAVRALAELPGGEAAARLRDALTHPDAVVRGHAALALGTRGVPDAVPTLIDMIVAGRNDTDAADALSTLASDTAAADRIATGLVDRLAHDTTRAPARVRLTQALADIPGTTASRALVELSRDGDRAVALTATYLLRLRDGR; encoded by the coding sequence GTGTTGATCGGTGAGGTGGCGCAGCGGTCCGGGGTCAGTGCCCGCATGCTCAGGCACTACGAGTCGCTCGGCCTGCTGCGGCCTTCGGGGCGTACCGGCTCCGGCTACCGGGAGTACTCCGGCGAGGACATCCGGCGGATCTTCCACATCGAGAGCCTGCGGTCGCTGGGGCTGTCGCTGCGGGAGATCGGGCGCGCGCTCGACGATCCCGGCTTCACGCCCTCGGCGCTCGTCGACGACCTGATCCGTCAGACGCGCGAACGCATCGCGGCCGAGACCGAACTGCTCAAGCGGCTGCGCCGGATCGACGCCGCGGAACCCACCGGCTGGGAGGAGGTCCTCCAGGTCGTCGCGTTCCTCCAGGCCCTGGGGTCGACGAGCGCCGCCGCGCGCCAGCGCGCCGCCCTCTCCTCGGCCGACGAGGTCGCGGTGCCGGTGGAGGCCCTGGTCGAGGCGGTCCTGAGGGAGACGGACCCGAACGTCGCCGGAGCCCTTCGATGGGCGCTGGCGCGTTCGGACGGCGACGGCACACCGCTCCTCGCCGAGGGCCTCGGTTCACCGGTGGCCGCGGTGCGGGAGCGTGCCGTCCGGGCCCTGGCCGAGCTGCCCGGTGGTGAGGCCGCCGCCCGGCTGCGCGACGCCCTCACGCACCCCGATGCCGTGGTCCGCGGCCATGCGGCCCTGGCGCTCGGGACGCGTGGCGTGCCCGACGCGGTCCCGACACTCATCGACATGATCGTGGCGGGCCGGAACGACACCGACGCCGCCGACGCGCTGAGCACGCTGGCGAGTGACACCGCGGCGGCGGATCGGATCGCCACCGGGCTCGTCGACCGCCTCGCCCACGACACCACGCGAGCGCCGGCACGCGTACGGCTCACCCAGGCGCTCGCGGACATCCCTGGGACCACGGCGTCACGTGCCCTCGTGGAGCTGTCGCGCGACGGGGACCGTGCCGTCGCGCTGACCGCGACGTACCTGCTTCGGCTGCGCGACGGACGGTGA
- a CDS encoding sporulation protein yields MSREPNAQLIAVMSEAKISNKGLAKRMTDEAGRRGIELGTTHVAVQRWRHGSSIRPQTAAIMADVLSAKLGRRITPGDLGFFGSTKATTPEPIGYPSTVPDVLSMLDRLAQERAEAPAAAELVIAEGDLSSAVLSWMIARPDGIHAHKPAHQRVGMRDVRAIRDAADMFMQLDFKYGGGHGHKALRHYFRHEVLPLLDASYSQKVGTALFSAAAEVSQLLAWTAYDTGNHRLAHRYLTSTLRLTQVVDDRMFGARILGNLSHQANYLGSHAQAIQLARAAVEGAKGRATPRAMANYSAMEARALSNAGDGTAASRAMREAERHFERAHTADDPAWLRYFDEAELMGELCHCFRDLKMRREAVEQAQRAVDSTDPKYARTLGFCRMVLAQSQLLNGELEAAVTTASLAVDGGDSLQSTRFQRYVTDFQAEVSTHATNPTVVAFSEKVHDALARLDEDDD; encoded by the coding sequence ATGAGCCGAGAGCCAAACGCGCAGTTGATCGCCGTCATGAGTGAAGCGAAGATCTCGAACAAGGGCCTCGCGAAACGCATGACAGACGAGGCCGGCCGACGAGGCATCGAGCTGGGCACAACGCACGTCGCCGTACAGCGATGGCGCCACGGCTCAAGCATCAGGCCACAGACAGCCGCGATCATGGCAGACGTTCTCTCGGCAAAGCTCGGCCGCCGCATCACACCCGGAGATCTCGGCTTCTTCGGCAGCACCAAGGCGACCACGCCGGAGCCCATTGGCTACCCAAGCACCGTTCCAGACGTCTTATCCATGCTCGACAGACTGGCCCAGGAGCGCGCAGAAGCCCCGGCAGCAGCAGAACTCGTCATCGCGGAAGGCGACCTCAGTTCCGCGGTCCTGTCATGGATGATCGCTCGCCCCGACGGCATCCACGCCCACAAACCCGCTCACCAACGAGTGGGCATGCGCGACGTCCGCGCGATCCGAGATGCCGCCGACATGTTCATGCAACTGGACTTCAAGTACGGCGGAGGCCACGGCCACAAAGCGCTGCGGCACTACTTCCGCCACGAGGTGCTCCCCCTCCTGGACGCGAGCTACAGCCAAAAGGTCGGCACAGCACTGTTCAGCGCAGCCGCCGAGGTCTCCCAGTTGCTGGCGTGGACCGCATACGACACGGGGAACCACCGGCTCGCCCACCGCTACCTGACGTCCACCCTGCGCCTCACGCAAGTCGTCGATGACCGCATGTTCGGCGCCCGCATCCTCGGCAACCTCAGCCACCAAGCCAACTACCTCGGCAGCCACGCACAGGCTATCCAATTGGCCCGCGCCGCCGTCGAGGGCGCCAAGGGCCGAGCCACCCCGCGCGCCATGGCCAACTACTCAGCCATGGAAGCCCGCGCCCTTTCCAACGCAGGCGACGGCACCGCAGCCAGCAGGGCAATGAGAGAGGCAGAGCGCCACTTCGAGCGCGCCCACACAGCAGACGATCCCGCATGGCTGCGCTACTTCGACGAAGCAGAACTCATGGGCGAACTCTGCCACTGCTTCCGGGACCTCAAGATGCGCCGCGAGGCAGTCGAGCAAGCCCAGCGCGCCGTGGACAGCACCGACCCGAAGTACGCACGAACCCTTGGGTTCTGCCGCATGGTCCTTGCGCAGAGTCAGCTACTCAACGGCGAGTTGGAAGCAGCCGTCACCACAGCAAGCCTCGCAGTCGACGGCGGCGACTCCCTCCAGTCCACCCGCTTCCAGCGCTACGTCACCGACTTCCAAGCCGAGGTCAGCACCCACGCCACCAATCCCACTGTGGTCGCCTTCAGTGAGAAGGTGCACGACGCACTCGCCCGCCTGGACGAGGACGACGACTAG
- a CDS encoding ATP-binding protein, whose amino-acid sequence MEVQQSKHSANASVTVAPHRSVHDPDNGHFRALTLHAEDPDCVKAARDMVGCYLQTWGLTYAVDDARLVVSELVGNAVHHAVPDNRLAMPGAARRIDVWLMTYPDLLGIGVSDEDSTPPDLPAGEFISPELAGDFIEALLPDRGRGLFIVQRLADAVWWSPGLNGGGKTVWCRLDLDRLWAEHSA is encoded by the coding sequence GTGGAAGTGCAGCAGAGCAAACACTCAGCGAACGCCTCGGTGACGGTCGCCCCGCACCGCTCGGTGCACGATCCGGACAACGGTCATTTCCGGGCGCTGACGCTCCATGCTGAGGATCCGGACTGTGTGAAGGCAGCGCGTGACATGGTCGGCTGCTATCTCCAGACCTGGGGATTGACGTACGCGGTCGATGACGCGCGGCTCGTCGTGTCCGAGCTGGTCGGCAACGCCGTCCACCATGCGGTCCCTGACAACCGCCTTGCGATGCCTGGTGCCGCGCGGCGTATCGATGTGTGGCTGATGACCTATCCCGATCTGCTGGGGATCGGCGTCTCGGATGAGGACTCCACTCCGCCCGATCTTCCGGCGGGCGAGTTCATTTCGCCGGAGTTGGCGGGTGACTTCATCGAGGCGCTGTTGCCTGATCGGGGGCGCGGGCTGTTCATCGTTCAGCGCCTGGCCGATGCGGTGTGGTGGTCGCCAGGACTCAACGGCGGCGGCAAGACCGTGTGGTGCCGCCTCGATCTCGACCGACTCTGGGCCGAGCACTCGGCCTGA
- a CDS encoding DUF4291 domain-containing protein → MEEPHREIRALHTASTITVYQAYTPEIGVPAVRDGRFPSTWLRDRMTWIKPSFLWMMYRSNWGTRAGQETVLAVEITRDGFDWALRHACLSSYVRGLHPDRGTWQRDLKRAPARVQWDPERDLHLRPLPHRSLQLGLSGGASSRYADEWIVSISDVTPLAREIRTVVNRGDLDSAAQLLPQEQRYPAGDELLAHLRP, encoded by the coding sequence ATGGAAGAACCGCACCGCGAGATCCGCGCGCTCCACACGGCATCCACGATCACCGTCTACCAGGCTTACACCCCTGAAATCGGAGTGCCCGCCGTCCGCGACGGCCGCTTTCCCTCCACGTGGCTGCGGGATCGCATGACGTGGATTAAACCCAGCTTCCTGTGGATGATGTACCGCTCCAACTGGGGGACCCGTGCCGGGCAGGAGACCGTCCTTGCCGTCGAGATCACTCGCGACGGCTTCGACTGGGCGCTGCGCCACGCCTGCCTGTCGAGCTACGTTCGCGGCCTGCATCCCGACCGTGGCACCTGGCAGCGTGACCTCAAGCGCGCACCGGCCCGTGTCCAGTGGGACCCCGAACGCGACCTGCACCTCCGCCCCCTGCCGCACCGCTCGCTGCAACTGGGACTCTCGGGCGGGGCATCGTCGCGCTACGCGGACGAGTGGATCGTGTCCATCAGCGACGTGACTCCACTGGCCCGAGAAATCCGCACAGTCGTCAATCGCGGCGATCTGGATTCCGCGGCACAACTGCTTCCCCAGGAACAGCGATACCCCGCCGGTGACGAACTGCTCGCCCACCTGCGGCCCTGA
- a CDS encoding DUF4291 domain-containing protein codes for MRDARTRHADLRSSPATPPPWTRGWRLGSTATRDCEHGLTWIKPSFLWMMYRCGWGTKAGQETVLAVEIARDGFEWALRHACLSSYVRGVHPDRATWQRRLKRAPTRVQWDPERDLHLRPLPYRSLQLGLSGEAARRYADEWTVSISDVTPLAHEIHAHVGSGDLAAATRLLPQERPYPAGDELTAHLRS; via the coding sequence ATGAGGGATGCTCGCACGCGGCATGCCGACTTACGTTCCTCGCCGGCAACTCCCCCGCCCTGGACACGGGGTTGGCGCCTGGGCAGTACCGCGACAAGGGACTGTGAACACGGCTTGACATGGATCAAGCCGTCGTTCCTGTGGATGATGTACCGCTGCGGCTGGGGCACGAAGGCAGGACAGGAGACCGTTCTCGCGGTCGAGATCGCTCGCGACGGCTTCGAGTGGGCGCTGCGGCACGCGTGCCTGTCGAGTTACGTCCGCGGGGTACATCCCGACCGGGCCACCTGGCAGCGCCGGTTGAAGCGTGCGCCCACCCGTGTGCAGTGGGACCCGGAGCGCGACCTTCACCTGCGGCCCCTGCCGTACCGGTCCCTACAGCTCGGCCTCTCTGGTGAGGCCGCACGACGCTACGCGGACGAATGGACGGTCTCCATCAGCGACGTGACCCCACTCGCCCACGAGATCCACGCACACGTCGGCAGCGGCGACCTGGCCGCCGCGACCCGACTGCTGCCCCAGGAGCGGCCGTACCCGGCCGGAGACGAACTCACCGCGCACCTGCGCTCGTGA
- a CDS encoding replication initiator → MRQLPETDRDAIRIAKDPQFARWLEQITATGGCAHPIHLTGSTTTLDSATGEILHHYDTRNEPGERLLVRCRNRRATVCPACSHLHAGDTFHLVRAGLLGGKNVPAAVRYRPRLFVTLTAPSFGPVHRATDVCRPRRDGGTCEHGRPLGCGAAHTSDAPIVGQPLCPDCYDYTGHVLWHAHASKLWDRFVIDVRRCLASSAGLVQSRFAQHARLSFARVAEYQKRAAVHVHAIVRLDGPTGPDEDPPAWGTTELLARAVHASAGRVLVHTRYSPAIGERALGWGAQVDARPLRADGDGPADDAVAAYVAKYVTKGASDTGAGLDHKVTSCAGIETAPVNAHVRSLMRACWRLGGLPEYGQLNLRTWTHTLGYRGHILTKSRAYSTTYAALRTERATHMGHTDLPDTATERNWRYAGSGHTPGAALIAAGVADDLAAAREAAHSAVSSIRGDALGAG, encoded by the coding sequence CTGCGTCAACTCCCCGAAACCGACCGCGACGCAATCCGCATCGCAAAAGACCCCCAGTTCGCCCGCTGGCTGGAGCAGATCACTGCCACTGGCGGGTGTGCTCACCCCATCCATCTCACCGGCTCCACCACCACCCTGGACAGCGCAACCGGCGAGATCCTCCATCACTACGACACCCGCAACGAACCCGGCGAACGTCTCCTCGTCCGGTGCCGCAACCGCCGCGCCACCGTCTGCCCGGCCTGCTCCCACCTCCACGCCGGAGACACCTTCCACCTCGTCCGCGCGGGCCTTCTCGGGGGCAAGAACGTCCCCGCCGCCGTCCGCTACCGGCCCCGTCTCTTCGTCACCCTGACTGCTCCGTCCTTCGGACCCGTCCACCGGGCGACGGACGTCTGCCGACCCCGCCGCGACGGCGGTACCTGCGAGCACGGCCGTCCCCTCGGCTGCGGAGCTGCCCATACCTCCGATGCCCCGATCGTCGGCCAACCACTGTGCCCCGACTGCTACGACTACACCGGCCACGTCCTCTGGCACGCACATGCATCCAAGCTGTGGGACCGGTTCGTCATCGACGTACGGCGGTGCCTCGCCTCTTCGGCCGGCCTCGTACAGTCCCGCTTCGCCCAGCACGCCCGGCTGTCCTTCGCCCGCGTTGCCGAGTACCAGAAACGGGCAGCCGTCCACGTCCACGCCATCGTCCGCCTCGACGGCCCGACCGGGCCCGACGAAGACCCTCCGGCTTGGGGGACGACCGAACTACTCGCCCGTGCAGTTCATGCCTCCGCCGGGCGGGTTCTGGTCCACACCCGTTACAGCCCGGCCATAGGAGAACGAGCCTTGGGCTGGGGCGCCCAGGTCGATGCCCGGCCTCTGCGCGCCGACGGCGACGGACCCGCTGATGACGCGGTAGCCGCGTACGTCGCCAAGTACGTCACCAAGGGAGCCAGCGACACCGGCGCCGGCCTCGACCACAAGGTCACCAGTTGCGCAGGCATCGAGACAGCACCCGTTAACGCACACGTCCGCAGCCTCATGCGCGCCTGCTGGAGATTGGGCGGCCTGCCTGAGTACGGGCAGCTCAACCTGCGCACCTGGACCCACACCCTCGGCTACCGGGGCCACATCCTCACCAAATCCCGCGCCTACTCGACGACATACGCAGCGCTCCGCACCGAACGCGCCACCCACATGGGCCACACCGACCTGCCCGACACCGCAACGGAACGGAACTGGCGCTACGCAGGCTCAGGCCACACCCCGGGCGCCGCACTCATCGCCGCCGGAGTCGCTGACGACTTGGCGGCCGCCCGGGAAGCGGCGCACAGCGCTGTCTCGTCCATTAGGGGGGACGCACTTGGTGCCGGATGA